One region of Verrucomicrobiia bacterium genomic DNA includes:
- a CDS encoding fused MFS/spermidine synthase, giving the protein MKKNPSAPESSPGPPPAAAAAAAGGGARGLRRYLYFTAACTGAAILIVEILGAKMLSPYFGTSHFVWTAQITVTLLSLAAGYYAGGWLADRSPDLRRMYTAILAAAVYLAVSVPLCAPVAFACLKQKLAVGSLLASLFLFFPPLTLLAMVGPFLVRHFTQNLQTVGGQVGRVSALSTLGSVAGTLLIGYAVIPYLPNSLSMYLTAVALMAVALGYFFLLSPKSLRAPAQVSVVAGLLIGLAAGYSGVRRELELNVPGYEELERRNSNFGQMLVIQHTNLPHRVYLNDWLTQNTYDPLEKKSTSMFTWMLHGLAVAYTPRIERALCIGLGVGIVPMQLAREGVQVDVVEINPEMPGVAQRHFDFDPAQVRLFIDDGRHYLNAAARPDGPRYDTIILDAFLGDSSPSHLMSREAFVAMQKILRPGGTLVINSFGELDPANNFFTASLERTLQAVFKSVRIHTAFGGNVLLVASDTPNLAFVRQPDLSQVHPRALGATRMAMDNVVTSPPSRHRIRVLTDDFNPVEFYDAVNREKFRRNMVQGLVQGY; this is encoded by the coding sequence GTGAAAAAAAATCCATCAGCTCCCGAGTCTTCCCCTGGGCCACCCCCGGCGGCGGCGGCCGCGGCCGCCGGCGGCGGGGCCAGGGGTTTGCGGCGGTATTTATACTTTACGGCGGCGTGCACGGGCGCGGCGATATTGATTGTCGAAATCCTCGGCGCCAAGATGCTCTCGCCGTACTTTGGCACGTCGCATTTTGTGTGGACGGCCCAGATCACGGTGACGCTGCTGTCGCTGGCCGCCGGTTATTACGCGGGGGGCTGGCTGGCGGATCGCTCGCCGGATTTGCGGCGGATGTACACCGCCATCCTGGCGGCGGCGGTGTACCTGGCGGTGTCGGTGCCGCTGTGCGCGCCGGTGGCCTTTGCCTGTCTCAAGCAAAAACTGGCGGTGGGCTCGCTGCTGGCCTCGCTGTTTTTGTTTTTCCCGCCGCTGACCCTGCTGGCGATGGTGGGGCCATTTCTGGTGCGGCACTTCACGCAAAACCTGCAGACGGTGGGGGGGCAGGTGGGGCGGGTCTCCGCCTTGAGCACCCTGGGCAGCGTGGCCGGCACGCTGTTGATCGGCTATGCGGTCATTCCGTATCTGCCCAATTCGTTGAGCATGTATCTGACCGCGGTGGCACTGATGGCGGTGGCGCTGGGGTATTTTTTCCTGTTAAGCCCCAAATCCCTGCGGGCGCCGGCCCAGGTGAGCGTGGTGGCGGGGTTGCTGATCGGGCTGGCGGCGGGTTACAGCGGCGTGCGGCGGGAGCTGGAGCTGAACGTGCCGGGCTATGAGGAATTGGAGCGGCGCAATTCCAACTTTGGCCAGATGCTGGTGATCCAGCATACCAACCTGCCGCACCGGGTGTATCTCAATGACTGGCTGACGCAGAACACGTACGATCCCCTGGAGAAGAAAAGCACCTCGATGTTCACCTGGATGCTGCACGGGCTGGCGGTGGCGTACACGCCGCGGATTGAGCGCGCCCTGTGCATCGGCCTGGGGGTGGGCATCGTGCCGATGCAACTGGCCCGCGAGGGGGTGCAGGTGGATGTGGTGGAAATCAACCCCGAAATGCCCGGCGTGGCGCAGCGGCATTTTGATTTTGATCCCGCCCAGGTCCGGCTGTTCATTGACGACGGCCGGCATTACCTGAACGCCGCCGCCCGGCCGGACGGCCCGCGTTATGACACGATCATTTTGGACGCCTTCCTGGGCGACTCTTCCCCCTCCCACTTGATGAGCCGCGAGGCGTTTGTGGCCATGCAAAAAATCCTGCGCCCCGGCGGCACGCTGGTGATCAACAGCTTTGGCGAGCTGGACCCGGCCAACAATTTCTTCACCGCCTCGCTGGAGCGCACCCTGCAGGCCGTGTTCAAGTCCGTGCGCATTCACACGGCGTTTGGCGGCAATGTGCTGCTGGTGGCTTCGGACACGCCCAACCTCGCCTTTGTGCGGCAGCCCGATCTATCCCAGGTGCACCCCCGCGCCCTGGGCGCCACGCGCATGGCCATGGACAATGTGGTGACCTCGCCCCCCAGCCGGCATCGGATCCGGGTGCTCACCGATGATTTCAACCCGGTGGAATTTTATGATGCGGTGAACCGCGAGAAATTCCGGCGCAACATGGTGCAAGGGCTGGTGCAGGGGTATTGA
- a CDS encoding host-nuclease inhibitor Gam family protein — protein MKTMTSPKSSKNKTPAVPVPRSRRALEALVAEIAALKLEEVRLAAELDARLRLAREQLEPALANLRAQLTAQTAAVRAWAEAHPDAFAGRRTLELPVALLGWRASPPALKPCAGWTWERVTAALKAAPAWQAYLRVREEPNKIRLLADRVALGDAALATVGLWVTQEELFFVEPRLEATGVPARESTAA, from the coding sequence ATGAAAACCATGACAAGCCCAAAATCCTCCAAAAACAAAACCCCCGCCGTCCCCGTCCCCCGCTCCCGCCGCGCCCTCGAGGCCCTGGTGGCGGAAATCGCCGCCCTCAAGCTCGAGGAGGTGCGGCTCGCCGCCGAGCTGGACGCCCGCCTGCGCCTGGCTCGCGAGCAGCTTGAACCGGCCCTTGCAAACCTTCGGGCGCAGCTCACCGCCCAAACCGCCGCTGTCCGCGCCTGGGCCGAGGCGCATCCCGACGCCTTCGCCGGCCGCCGCACCCTCGAGCTGCCCGTGGCGCTGCTGGGCTGGCGCGCCTCCCCGCCGGCCCTCAAGCCGTGCGCCGGCTGGACGTGGGAGCGCGTCACCGCCGCCCTCAAGGCCGCCCCCGCCTGGCAGGCCTATCTGCGCGTCCGCGAGGAGCCCAACAAAATCCGCCTGCTGGCCGATCGCGTGGCCCTGGGCGACGCGGCCCTGGCCACGGTGGGCCTGTGGGTGACGCAGGAGGAGCTGTTCTTTGTCGAGCCGCGCCTCGAAGCCACCGGCGTGCCGGCCCGGGAATCCACCGCCGCCTGA
- a CDS encoding helix-turn-helix transcriptional regulator, which yields MSPAAHEFVEWMRRLGWSQSETARQLLVTPSHINQIVRGKAEPSAAMLQLLRLTAARQGVEGSVEAVAAAPPEDELERFWRELRRQRLDGMPPAEQRAFVKAWAVVLGLAWPPGRK from the coding sequence ATGAGTCCGGCAGCCCATGAATTTGTGGAGTGGATGCGCCGGCTGGGCTGGAGCCAGTCGGAGACGGCCCGGCAGTTGTTGGTGACGCCCAGTCACATCAATCAGATTGTGCGCGGCAAGGCCGAGCCGAGCGCGGCGATGCTGCAGTTGCTGCGGCTGACGGCGGCGCGGCAGGGGGTGGAGGGGTCGGTGGAGGCCGTGGCGGCCGCGCCGCCGGAGGACGAGCTGGAGCGGTTCTGGCGCGAGCTGCGGCGGCAGCGGCTGGACGGGATGCCGCCGGCGGAGCAGCGGGCGTTTGTGAAGGCGTGGGCGGTGGTGCTGGGTCTGGCCTGGCCGCCGGGCCGGAAGTGA
- a CDS encoding acetyl-CoA carboxylase carboxyltransferase subunit alpha produces MKHQLDFEKPIAELQRKLDELKQHPEAHSFKEEIERMEKKLEESRRQVFSSLTPWQRVQLARHPKRPYTLDYIQLAFTDFSELHGDRLYAEDRAVVGGFARIQGHRVMVIGTQKGRDTKENIRRNFGCAHPEGYRKALRLMRLAHKFGLPIITLIDTAGAYPGIGAEERHIAEAIAVNLREMMLLEVPIIAAVIGEGGSGGALGIGVADRVLILENAYYSVISPEGCAAILWKDRSAAAKAAEALKITAKDLYELKLVDEIVPEPLGGAHNDWPATAGALKERLVANLEELLKLPTSELLKKRYEKFRAFGHFMEKPALPATAEAPPTPA; encoded by the coding sequence ATGAAGCACCAGCTCGATTTCGAGAAGCCCATCGCGGAGTTGCAGCGCAAACTGGATGAACTCAAGCAGCATCCGGAGGCTCACTCTTTCAAGGAGGAGATTGAGCGGATGGAGAAGAAGCTGGAGGAGAGCCGCCGGCAGGTGTTCAGCTCGCTGACGCCGTGGCAGCGGGTGCAACTGGCGCGGCATCCCAAGCGTCCCTACACGCTGGACTACATTCAACTGGCCTTTACGGACTTCAGCGAGCTGCACGGGGATCGCCTGTATGCGGAGGATCGGGCGGTGGTGGGCGGTTTTGCGCGGATTCAGGGGCACCGGGTCATGGTCATCGGCACCCAGAAGGGGCGGGACACCAAGGAAAACATCCGGCGCAACTTTGGCTGCGCGCACCCGGAGGGCTACCGGAAGGCGCTGCGGTTGATGCGGCTGGCGCACAAGTTTGGGCTGCCGATCATCACGTTGATTGACACGGCGGGCGCCTATCCCGGCATTGGGGCGGAGGAGCGGCACATTGCGGAGGCGATTGCGGTGAATTTGCGGGAGATGATGCTGTTGGAAGTGCCGATCATTGCGGCGGTGATTGGGGAGGGGGGCTCGGGCGGGGCGCTGGGGATTGGCGTGGCGGATCGGGTGTTGATTTTGGAAAACGCCTATTACTCGGTGATCAGCCCGGAGGGGTGCGCGGCCATCTTGTGGAAGGATCGCTCGGCGGCGGCCAAGGCGGCGGAGGCGCTCAAAATCACCGCCAAGGATCTTTACGAGCTGAAGCTGGTGGATGAAATTGTGCCCGAGCCGCTGGGCGGGGCGCACAATGACTGGCCGGCCACGGCCGGCGCGTTGAAGGAGCGGCTGGTGGCCAATCTGGAGGAGCTGTTAAAACTGCCCACCAGCGAGCTGTTGAAAAAACGCTACGAGAAATTCCGGGCGTTTGGGCATTTTATGGAAAAGCCCGCCCTGCCGGCCACAGCCGAGGCGCCCCCCACCCCCGCTTGA
- the leuS gene encoding leucine--tRNA ligase: MASVRPQYPFDLIEPKWQRRWLEEETFRAWNPGEAVPPTHPFAQRHAATLAAGQLPPKFYILDMFPYPSGAGLHVGHPEGYTATDILARYKRARGFHVLHPMGWDAFGLPAEQYAIKTGQHPRVTTEQNIANFKRQIQALGFSYDWSREVDTTDPGYVKWTQWIFLQLYHAWFNPETQRAEPISTLTYPPELRTEEERRAYRDSKRLAYVSEAPVNWCPELGTVLANEEVINGRSEVGGFPVIRKPMRQWMLRITAYAERLLRDLDTIDWSDSLKEMQRNWIGRSEGAEVDFALADPPPELPAEQRKLRVFTTRPDTLFGATYMVLAPEHPLVDVLTTPAQRAAVEAYQAYAATRSDLERTELAKEKTGVFIGAYAINPVNGEKIPIWIADYVLISYGTGAIMAVPAHDTRDLEFATKFHLPIVQVVQPPDPATDWRGFVDDGISVNSTGPEVSITGLPTPEAKQKIIAWLESKGLGKKVVNYKLRDWLFSRQRYWGEPFPIVWRQGHHEALPESALPVLPPPLEDFKPTKDGQPPLARATEWVNLPDGAVRETNTMPQWAGSCWYYLRYLDARNDREFCSRTAERYWMGTASPAGQRATPGVDLYVGGTEHAVLHLLYARFWHKVLYDLGHVSTPEPFFKLVNQGLILGEMEYTVFRDAAGQLVSAADLRDISEEATATGPRMVGYLKSTGEKVTGEKVDEEAVEKQGAAFVLKEQPHIQVDARSFKMSKSRGNVVNPDHILAQYGADAFRLYEMFMGPLEMSKPWSTRGVEGVYRFLGRVWRLFVDEESKVALDQARTTTARPGPELLELVKLQASIQDVPPTPAQRKSLHACIKKVTEDLEGLRFNTAISAMMVLVNEALEWPVRPGAVLRDFLVLLQPFAPHLAEELWARLHQHLGWTAPALAYTPWPEFDPALLQEDTLEVPVQVNGRLRGRVVVSAQASQEEVEKAARACESVQPFLAGKTVRKVIYVPRKMVNLVVG; encoded by the coding sequence ATGGCGAGTGTTCGTCCGCAATATCCGTTTGATTTAATTGAGCCGAAATGGCAGCGGCGGTGGCTGGAGGAGGAGACCTTCCGGGCCTGGAATCCTGGGGAGGCTGTGCCGCCGACGCACCCCTTTGCGCAGCGGCATGCGGCCACCCTGGCGGCCGGGCAACTGCCGCCGAAGTTTTACATTTTGGACATGTTTCCCTATCCCTCCGGGGCGGGGCTGCATGTGGGGCATCCGGAGGGCTACACGGCCACGGACATCCTGGCGCGGTACAAGCGGGCGCGGGGGTTTCATGTGCTGCATCCGATGGGGTGGGACGCCTTTGGGCTGCCGGCGGAGCAATACGCGATCAAGACCGGGCAGCATCCACGGGTGACGACGGAGCAGAACATAGCGAATTTCAAGCGGCAGATTCAGGCGCTGGGGTTCAGTTATGACTGGAGCCGGGAGGTGGACACGACGGATCCGGGCTATGTGAAGTGGACGCAGTGGATTTTTTTGCAGCTTTACCATGCCTGGTTCAACCCGGAGACGCAGCGGGCCGAGCCGATCAGCACGCTGACCTATCCGCCGGAGCTGCGGACGGAGGAGGAGCGGCGGGCGTATCGGGACTCCAAGCGGCTGGCGTACGTGAGCGAAGCGCCGGTGAACTGGTGTCCGGAACTGGGGACGGTGCTGGCCAATGAAGAGGTGATCAACGGGCGCAGCGAGGTGGGGGGCTTTCCAGTGATCCGGAAACCGATGCGCCAGTGGATGTTGCGCATCACCGCCTATGCGGAGCGGCTGCTGCGCGATCTGGACACCATTGACTGGAGCGATTCGCTCAAGGAAATGCAGCGCAACTGGATCGGGCGCAGCGAAGGGGCGGAGGTGGATTTTGCGCTGGCGGATCCGCCGCCGGAGCTGCCGGCGGAGCAGCGGAAACTGCGGGTGTTCACCACCCGGCCGGACACGTTGTTTGGGGCCACGTACATGGTGCTGGCGCCGGAGCATCCGCTGGTGGACGTGCTCACCACGCCCGCGCAGCGGGCGGCGGTGGAGGCGTACCAGGCCTACGCGGCCACCCGGAGCGATCTGGAGCGCACCGAGCTGGCGAAGGAGAAGACGGGGGTGTTTATTGGGGCGTATGCGATCAATCCGGTGAACGGGGAGAAAATCCCCATCTGGATTGCGGATTATGTGCTCATCAGTTACGGCACCGGCGCGATCATGGCGGTGCCGGCGCATGACACGCGGGATTTGGAGTTTGCCACCAAGTTCCATCTGCCCATTGTGCAGGTGGTGCAGCCGCCGGACCCGGCCACCGACTGGCGCGGGTTTGTGGACGACGGGATTTCGGTCAACTCCACCGGGCCGGAGGTGTCCATCACAGGGCTGCCGACGCCGGAGGCCAAGCAGAAGATCATCGCGTGGCTGGAGAGCAAGGGACTGGGGAAGAAGGTGGTGAATTACAAACTGCGCGACTGGTTGTTCAGCCGGCAGCGTTATTGGGGCGAGCCGTTTCCGATTGTCTGGCGCCAGGGGCATCACGAGGCGCTGCCGGAAAGCGCGCTGCCGGTGCTGCCCCCGCCGCTGGAAGACTTCAAGCCCACCAAGGACGGCCAGCCGCCGCTGGCGCGGGCCACGGAATGGGTGAATCTGCCGGATGGCGCGGTGCGCGAAACCAACACCATGCCGCAATGGGCGGGAAGCTGCTGGTATTACCTGCGCTACCTGGATGCGCGGAATGACCGCGAATTTTGCTCCCGCACCGCCGAGCGTTACTGGATGGGCACCGCCAGCCCGGCGGGCCAGCGGGCCACGCCGGGGGTGGATTTGTATGTGGGGGGCACGGAGCACGCAGTGTTGCACCTGCTGTATGCGCGGTTCTGGCACAAGGTGTTGTATGATCTGGGCCATGTGTCCACGCCGGAGCCGTTCTTCAAACTGGTCAACCAGGGGCTGATCCTGGGGGAGATGGAGTACACCGTCTTTCGCGACGCCGCCGGGCAGTTGGTGAGCGCGGCCGACTTGCGCGACATCAGCGAAGAGGCAACCGCCACCGGCCCGCGCATGGTGGGGTATCTTAAGAGCACCGGGGAGAAGGTGACGGGCGAAAAGGTGGACGAGGAGGCGGTGGAAAAACAGGGGGCCGCCTTTGTGCTCAAGGAGCAGCCGCACATCCAGGTGGACGCCCGCAGCTTCAAGATGTCCAAATCGCGCGGCAACGTGGTGAATCCCGATCACATCCTGGCGCAATACGGGGCGGACGCCTTCCGGCTGTATGAGATGTTCATGGGGCCGCTGGAGATGAGCAAGCCGTGGAGCACGCGCGGGGTGGAGGGGGTGTACCGTTTCCTGGGCCGGGTGTGGCGGTTGTTTGTGGACGAGGAGAGCAAGGTGGCCCTGGACCAGGCGCGCACCACCACCGCCCGGCCGGGGCCGGAATTGCTGGAGCTGGTGAAGTTGCAGGCGAGCATCCAGGATGTGCCGCCCACGCCGGCCCAGCGCAAGAGCCTGCATGCCTGCATCAAGAAGGTCACCGAAGATCTCGAAGGCCTGCGGTTCAACACGGCGATCTCCGCCATGATGGTGCTGGTGAACGAGGCCTTGGAATGGCCGGTGCGCCCGGGGGCCGTGCTGCGGGATTTTCTGGTGCTGCTGCAGCCGTTTGCGCCGCATCTGGCCGAGGAGCTGTGGGCGCGGCTGCATCAACACCTGGGCTGGACGGCGCCGGCGCTGGCTTACACGCCCTGGCCGGAGTTTGATCCGGCCCTGCTCCAGGAGGACACCCTCGAGGTGCCGGTGCAGGTCAACGGCCGGTTGCGCGGCCGGGTGGTGGTGTCCGCCCAGGCCAGCCAGGAGGAGGTGGAAAAGGCCGCCCGCGCGTGTGAAAGTGTGCAGCCGTTTCTGGCGGGCAAGACCGTGCGCAAGGTCATCTACGTCCCGCGCAAGATGGTCAACCTGGTGGTGGGTTGA
- a CDS encoding glycerate kinase — MPLRVLMAPDKFKGTLTAAAAAAALAEGWRRVRPDDEVRCRPISDGGDGFGEVLSAALGAAAREVETVDAAHRPLRAAWWWEPRQRLAIIESARIIGLALLPRGRFHPRELDTWGLGAALEAAAAQGARRCVLGIGGSATNDGGFGLARALGWTFWDAQERPIPSWTGLARLRRVEPPARRLPLRVTVAVDVQNRLLGARGCTRIYGPQKGLTAADFAPAEAALRRLAQVMQRERGRALHLLPGSGAAGGLGFGLMAFLGARLAPGFELLARHTRLAGAVRWAEVVVTGEGALDASSLMGKGVGELARLCARHRRPCLGVAGVVALPERHWRRWLEAAVALSSLTPPEEAQARAAFWVAEAAAALAAQFSAGRARKV; from the coding sequence ATGCCCCTGCGCGTATTAATGGCCCCGGACAAGTTCAAAGGCACGCTGACCGCCGCCGCCGCCGCCGCTGCGCTGGCGGAGGGCTGGCGGCGGGTGCGGCCCGATGACGAGGTGCGCTGCCGGCCCATCAGCGATGGCGGAGACGGTTTTGGCGAGGTGTTGAGCGCCGCGCTGGGGGCGGCGGCGCGGGAGGTGGAGACGGTGGATGCGGCGCATCGTCCGTTGCGCGCCGCGTGGTGGTGGGAGCCGCGGCAAAGGCTGGCGATCATTGAATCGGCGCGGATCATTGGGCTGGCGCTGCTGCCGCGCGGCCGGTTTCATCCGCGGGAGCTGGACACCTGGGGGCTGGGGGCGGCCCTGGAGGCGGCGGCGGCCCAGGGGGCGCGCCGGTGCGTGCTGGGCATTGGCGGGAGCGCCACCAATGATGGCGGATTTGGTCTGGCGCGCGCGCTGGGATGGACGTTTTGGGACGCGCAGGAGCGGCCCATTCCATCGTGGACCGGGCTGGCGCGGCTCCGGCGCGTTGAGCCGCCCGCCCGGCGTCTTCCCTTGCGCGTCACGGTGGCGGTGGATGTGCAGAACCGGCTGCTGGGGGCGCGGGGTTGCACGCGGATTTACGGCCCGCAAAAAGGGCTGACGGCGGCCGATTTTGCGCCGGCGGAGGCGGCGTTGCGGCGGCTGGCGCAGGTGATGCAGCGGGAGCGCGGGCGGGCATTGCATCTACTGCCCGGCAGTGGCGCGGCGGGGGGGCTGGGGTTTGGTTTGATGGCCTTTCTGGGGGCGCGGCTGGCGCCGGGGTTTGAGTTGCTGGCCCGCCACACCCGCCTGGCCGGGGCCGTGCGGTGGGCGGAGGTGGTGGTGACGGGGGAGGGGGCGCTCGATGCTTCTTCGCTCATGGGCAAAGGGGTGGGGGAGCTGGCGCGGTTGTGTGCGCGGCACCGGCGGCCGTGTTTGGGGGTGGCCGGCGTGGTGGCGCTGCCGGAGCGGCACTGGCGGCGCTGGCTGGAGGCGGCCGTGGCCCTGAGCAGTCTGACCCCGCCGGAAGAGGCGCAGGCGCGGGCGGCGTTCTGGGTGGCCGAAGCGGCTGCCGCGCTGGCGGCTCAGTTCTCTGCGGGCCGTGCGAGGAAGGTTTGA
- a CDS encoding RNA polymerase sigma factor gives MAEEAQLVQRCLQGDSRAWDELFTRHYDATSRFIFKLSHDLTREDVEEICQEVFLSVVRHLAEFNGRSQLQTWIFRIAVNKTRDFVDKRQTAKRGGGVAPLSLQEPDPETGLTLDLPAPTPGPDGSLMAAEDASLVVQALHQLEDPCREIIELRYFADLSYEEIAAALRLNPKTVSSRLSKCLDKLAAVARKLFPQHSPRNPVQSTERER, from the coding sequence ATGGCTGAGGAAGCCCAACTGGTGCAACGCTGCCTGCAAGGCGATTCCCGGGCGTGGGATGAATTGTTCACCCGCCATTATGACGCCACCAGCCGCTTCATCTTCAAGCTCTCCCATGACCTGACCCGCGAGGATGTGGAGGAAATCTGCCAGGAGGTCTTCCTCTCCGTCGTCCGCCATCTGGCCGAGTTTAACGGCCGCAGCCAGTTGCAAACCTGGATTTTTCGCATCGCCGTCAATAAAACCCGCGACTTTGTGGACAAACGCCAGACCGCCAAGCGCGGCGGCGGTGTGGCCCCGCTCTCCCTCCAGGAGCCGGACCCCGAAACCGGCCTGACCCTCGACCTGCCCGCCCCCACTCCCGGCCCCGATGGTTCGCTCATGGCCGCCGAGGATGCCAGCCTGGTGGTGCAGGCCCTGCACCAGCTCGAAGACCCCTGCCGCGAAATCATTGAACTCCGTTACTTTGCTGACCTGAGCTACGAGGAAATCGCCGCCGCCCTCCGCCTCAACCCCAAAACCGTCAGCTCCCGCCTCAGCAAGTGCCTGGATAAACTGGCCGCCGTGGCCCGCAAACTTTTTCCGCAGCATTCACCCCGGAATCCCGTCCAATCCACCGAGCGGGAACGCTAG
- the rplI gene encoding 50S ribosomal protein L9, with product MAKTEVILTSNIPGLGAESDQVKVAAGYARNYLFPQGLAIPLSAGNKKRLEALRRRRAEREAQEYNTMTELARSLQKLICVITVKTGEDGKMFGNVTSGTIADALKTQFDIALDRKKIHLDKPIHTLGEHEVEMRLHPEVRATLKIRVESSTPLPIPAPEAAAEGDKRDKKAERGARKDKAEKTEKTDKAEKAEKSK from the coding sequence ATGGCTAAGACAGAAGTCATCCTCACCAGCAACATCCCCGGCCTCGGCGCCGAATCCGATCAGGTCAAAGTCGCCGCCGGTTATGCCCGCAATTATCTCTTTCCGCAGGGTCTGGCGATCCCCCTGAGCGCCGGCAACAAAAAACGGCTCGAAGCCCTGCGCCGCCGCCGCGCCGAACGCGAGGCCCAGGAGTACAACACCATGACCGAGCTGGCCCGCAGCCTCCAGAAACTCATCTGCGTCATCACCGTCAAAACCGGCGAGGACGGCAAAATGTTCGGCAACGTCACCAGCGGCACCATCGCCGACGCCCTCAAAACCCAGTTCGACATCGCGCTCGACCGCAAGAAAATCCATCTCGACAAACCCATCCACACCCTGGGCGAGCACGAAGTCGAAATGCGCCTCCATCCCGAAGTCCGCGCCACCCTGAAAATCCGCGTCGAGAGCAGCACCCCGCTGCCCATCCCGGCCCCGGAGGCCGCCGCCGAGGGCGACAAACGCGATAAAAAAGCCGAACGCGGCGCCCGCAAGGACAAGGCCGAGAAAACTGAAAAAACCGACAAGGCGGAAAAAGCCGAGAAAAGCAAATAA
- the ssb gene encoding single-stranded DNA-binding protein has product MASYNKVLLIGNLTRDPELKYTPKGTAVARLGLAVNRRWRSETGEEKEEVTFVDIDAFGRQAEVLAQYLRKGRPLFVEGRLRLDTWEDKNTHQKRSQLRVVLEGFSFLDSAGGRTEAPANGNAAARPAPAAAPAAPPPPEDAPPLDDDDVPF; this is encoded by the coding sequence ATGGCCAGTTACAACAAAGTCCTGCTCATCGGGAACCTCACCCGGGACCCGGAGCTGAAGTACACCCCCAAAGGCACCGCCGTGGCCCGCCTCGGCCTCGCCGTCAACCGCCGCTGGCGCTCCGAAACCGGCGAGGAAAAAGAGGAGGTCACCTTCGTGGACATTGACGCCTTTGGCCGCCAGGCGGAGGTGCTGGCCCAGTACCTCAGAAAAGGCCGTCCCCTCTTTGTCGAAGGCCGCCTGCGGCTCGACACCTGGGAGGACAAAAACACCCATCAGAAACGCTCCCAACTGCGCGTCGTCCTCGAAGGCTTCAGCTTCCTGGACAGCGCCGGCGGCCGCACCGAAGCCCCGGCCAATGGCAACGCCGCCGCCCGGCCCGCCCCGGCCGCCGCGCCGGCCGCGCCGCCGCCGCCCGAGGACGCGCCGCCCCTGGACGACGACGATGTGCCCTTCTAA
- the rpsF gene encoding 30S ribosomal protein S6, with translation MKKYEGLFILNLAGREEGVKEAIDKVVAEITAAGGKVETIQKMDKRNFARVRNKKMASGFYVNIIFDAPEAAIAALRSKFALNEEVFRVMFTVAPKVAAPAAPATA, from the coding sequence GTGAAAAAGTACGAAGGTCTGTTTATTTTGAACCTGGCCGGACGCGAGGAAGGCGTCAAGGAAGCCATTGACAAAGTCGTGGCCGAAATCACCGCCGCCGGCGGCAAGGTCGAAACCATCCAGAAGATGGACAAACGCAACTTTGCCCGCGTGCGCAACAAAAAGATGGCTTCCGGCTTCTACGTCAACATCATCTTTGACGCGCCGGAGGCCGCCATCGCCGCCCTGCGCTCCAAGTTTGCCCTCAACGAAGAGGTCTTCCGGGTCATGTTCACCGTGGCGCCCAAGGTGGCCGCCCCGGCCGCCCCGGCCACCGCCTAG
- the pth gene encoding aminoacyl-tRNA hydrolase: MDAPFLVAGLGNPGAEYAQTRHNIGFMVADCLARRWGCAWEESRRLRARLARAVFAGQRGWLCQPLTFMNLSGEAVGAALEYYQVPLTRLLVIVDDADLPLGVLRLRPEGSSGGHHGLESIQTRVGSTAFARLRVGIGRQAGQPRELASHVLSRFGAGEISVAEQAVERAASQVECWLTAGVQAAMNQFNGPLERPTSQESAE; this comes from the coding sequence ATGGACGCGCCTTTTCTGGTGGCTGGCCTGGGAAACCCCGGGGCCGAGTATGCCCAGACCCGGCACAACATCGGTTTTATGGTGGCCGACTGCCTCGCCCGACGCTGGGGCTGCGCGTGGGAAGAATCCCGCCGGCTGCGGGCGCGCCTGGCCCGGGCGGTGTTTGCCGGCCAGCGGGGCTGGTTGTGCCAGCCGCTGACGTTTATGAATCTCAGCGGCGAAGCGGTCGGAGCGGCACTCGAGTACTATCAAGTGCCCTTGACAAGGCTGCTGGTCATCGTGGACGATGCCGATTTGCCGCTGGGCGTCCTTCGGCTGCGCCCCGAAGGCAGCTCCGGCGGCCATCACGGGCTGGAGTCCATCCAGACCCGGGTGGGCTCCACGGCGTTTGCCCGGCTGCGGGTGGGCATCGGGCGCCAGGCCGGGCAGCCCCGCGAGCTGGCCAGCCATGTGCTGAGCCGCTTCGGGGCCGGGGAAATCAGTGTGGCGGAGCAGGCGGTCGAGCGCGCCGCCAGCCAGGTGGAATGTTGGCTCACCGCCGGCGTGCAGGCCGCCATGAATCAGTTTAACGGGCCCCTGGAACGGCCCACAAGTCAGGAGAGTGCGGAGTGA